The following proteins come from a genomic window of Budorcas taxicolor isolate Tak-1 chromosome 24, Takin1.1, whole genome shotgun sequence:
- the LRP2BP gene encoding LRP2-binding protein codes for MRRSEFGTSHANTHCGDRMKLTSEKLPKNPSYTSLSHFAAKNTKIFQWRKEKTDHYSHANLVDKALQLLKERIRRGDTMAYFLRGQLYFEEGWYEEALEQFEEIKEKDHQATYQLGVMYYDGLGTVTDSEKGVEYMKKIVDSPCPKARHLKFAAAYNLGRAYYEGKGVKRSDKEAERLWLFAADNGNPKASVKAQSILGLYYSTKEPRELEKAFYWHSEACGNGNLESQGALGLMYFYGQGIRQDTEAALHCLREAAERGNVYAQGNLVEYYYKMKFFTKCVAFSKRIADYDEVHDIPMIAQVTDCLPEFIIRGMALASFYHARCLQLGLGVTKDEATAKRYYSKACRLNPALADELHTLLIHQRI; via the exons AATACCCACTGTGGAGACAGGATGAAGTTGACCAGTGAAAAGTTGCCCAAGAACCCCTCTTATACTTCCCTATCCCACTTCGCTGCTAAGAATACAAAAATCTTccagtggagaaaggaaaagactg atcATTACAGCCACGCTAATTTGGTGGATAAGGCCTTGCAGCTCTTGAAGGAAAGGATAAGAAGAGGGGATACTATGGCATATTTTCTACGAGGTCAACTGTATTTTGAAGAG GGATGGTATGAAGAAGCATTAGAACAGTttgaagaaatcaaggaaaaggATCATCAGGCAACTTACCAGCTAGGAGTGATGTATTATGATGGCCTGGGAACAGTCACAGACTCT GAAAAAGGAGTGGAGTATATGAAGAAAATTGTTGATTCTCCATGCCCCAAAGCAAGACACTTAAAATTTGCAGCAGCTTACAACCTTGGAAGAGCTTATTATGAAGGAAAAGGTGTTAAACGATCGGACAAGGAAGCTGAAAG ACTGTGGCTTTTTGCTGCAGACAATGGAAACCCAAAAGCTAGTGTGAAGGCTCAGAGTATCCTAGGATTGTATTACTCAACAAAGGAGCCCAGAGAGCTGGAGAAG GCATTTTATTGGCATTCAGAAGCTTGTGGCAATGGAAACCTGGAGTCCCAGGGTGCCCTGGGGCTCATGTACTTCTATGGACAAGGTATTCGCCAGGATACTGAGGCCGCCCTGCACTGCCTGAGGGAAGCAGCGGAGCGTGGCAACGTCTATGCTCAAGGGAATCTTGTGGAATATTACTATAAGATGAAGTTCTTTACAAAGTGTGTTGCATTTTCCAAAAG GATCGCTGACTATGATGAGGTTCACGACATCCCCATGATAGCCCAGGTCACGGACTGTCTCCCGGAATTCATCATCAGAGGCATGGCCCTCGCCTCCTTCTACCACGCGCGCTGTCTGCAGCTCGGcttgggggtcacaaaggatgAGGCGACAGCTAAACGCTATTATTCTAAA GCTTGTCGTCTgaatcctgcactggcagatgaacTTCACACTTTACTTATTCATCAAAGAATTTAG